In a single window of the Phycisphaerae bacterium genome:
- a CDS encoding MmgE/PrpD family protein, whose amino-acid sequence MTKARELAEFVVRSSFTDLSKAARDQLRICVLDALGCAIGALEGEPVRMVRHQIEEFGLGGSCSLIGGGAVSPERAALYNGALVRYLDYNDSFLAAGETCHPSDNVSAVLAASEFAECSGRDFLTALAVAYQVHCRLSELAPVRQKGFDHTTQGAYAVAAGAAKALGLDAERTANSLAICGASLNGLRITRSGELSQWRGLAYPHMALAATDAVLLAAKGVTGPLDVFEGRGGFIDTIAGHFVIDWQVEDLERINHVCLKKHDADIHAQSAVEAVIELQAEQGFAADDVERVEIDIFEIAYNLIGGGEEGPRHEVHTKEQADRSLPYVIAAALLDGHVLPQQYTHERISREDVQELLRKVEVRPLDEFSWRFPEEMPCRVRVYLTDRRVVEKEKRDYDGFYTRPMSWSDAVTKFERLATRYVEAPLRQDIIDVVDNLANLEVTELTGLLMRIPDPTRSTLV is encoded by the coding sequence ATGACCAAGGCCCGGGAACTTGCCGAGTTCGTCGTTCGCTCATCGTTCACCGACCTTTCGAAGGCGGCGCGAGATCAGCTTCGCATCTGTGTGCTCGATGCCCTCGGCTGCGCGATCGGGGCGCTGGAGGGCGAGCCGGTGCGAATGGTTCGCCACCAGATCGAGGAGTTCGGGTTGGGTGGATCGTGCAGCCTGATCGGCGGTGGGGCGGTCTCGCCGGAACGGGCGGCACTGTACAACGGGGCGCTGGTGCGGTACCTCGACTACAATGACAGCTTTCTGGCCGCGGGCGAGACGTGCCATCCGAGCGACAACGTCTCGGCGGTGCTGGCGGCGTCGGAGTTTGCCGAGTGCTCGGGCCGGGATTTCCTGACGGCCCTGGCGGTGGCCTACCAGGTGCATTGCCGGCTGAGCGAGCTGGCTCCGGTGCGACAGAAGGGTTTCGACCACACGACGCAAGGGGCGTACGCGGTGGCGGCGGGCGCGGCCAAGGCGCTGGGGCTGGACGCGGAACGGACGGCGAACTCGCTGGCGATCTGCGGCGCGTCGCTGAACGGTCTGCGAATCACGCGGAGCGGCGAGTTGTCGCAGTGGCGCGGGCTGGCCTATCCGCACATGGCGCTGGCGGCGACGGACGCGGTGCTTCTGGCGGCCAAGGGGGTCACCGGTCCGCTGGACGTCTTCGAGGGTCGCGGGGGTTTTATCGACACGATCGCCGGTCACTTCGTGATCGACTGGCAGGTCGAGGATCTGGAACGGATCAATCACGTGTGTCTCAAGAAGCATGATGCCGACATCCACGCCCAGTCGGCGGTCGAGGCGGTGATCGAGTTGCAGGCCGAGCAGGGATTCGCCGCCGACGACGTCGAGCGGGTGGAGATCGACATCTTCGAGATCGCCTACAACCTGATCGGCGGCGGCGAGGAAGGCCCTCGCCACGAGGTGCACACCAAGGAGCAGGCGGATCGCAGCCTGCCCTACGTCATTGCGGCGGCGCTGCTGGACGGCCACGTGCTGCCGCAGCAGTACACACACGAGCGGATCAGCCGCGAGGACGTCCAGGAACTGCTGCGGAAGGTGGAAGTCCGCCCGCTGGATGAATTCAGTTGGCGCTTTCCGGAGGAGATGCCGTGCCGCGTGCGGGTCTATCTGACCGACCGGCGGGTGGTCGAGAAGGAGAAGCGCGACTACGACGGGTTCTACACCCGGCCGATGTCGTGGAGCGACGCGGTGACGAAATTCGAGCGCCTGGCCACCCGCTACGTCGAGGCCCCGCTGCGGCAGGACATCATCGACGTGGTCGACAACCTGGCGAACCTGGAGGTCACGGAACTGACCGGGTTGCTGATGAGAATCCCCGATCCGACCAGGAGCACGCTGGTCTAG
- a CDS encoding DUF2089 domain-containing protein gives MDERLLPIECPSCRAGLRVTRLVCPECGTSVEGEFGLPVLCRLRSEEQALVVNFIKCGGNLKDLARVYGVSYPTVRNRLDALMREVQRLEGVETKEE, from the coding sequence ATGGATGAACGATTGCTTCCGATCGAGTGTCCGAGTTGCCGGGCTGGGCTGCGGGTGACGCGCCTGGTGTGTCCGGAATGCGGCACCAGCGTGGAAGGGGAGTTTGGGTTGCCCGTGCTCTGTCGGCTGCGCAGCGAAGAGCAGGCCCTGGTGGTGAACTTCATCAAGTGCGGCGGCAACCTCAAGGACCTGGCTCGGGTCTACGGCGTATCGTACCCGACGGTGCGCAATCGCCTTGATGCGCTGATGCGGGAAGTGCAGCGGCTGGAAGGCGTTGAGACGAAGGAGGAATGA
- a CDS encoding CPBP family intramembrane metalloprotease: MFTPAISAVVTQRFLFREELIRPLGISFRPNRWFLVAALLPAFLAVGSTAVSYLFPAVSLTSDPMQSNALLLFGPSLSETQLAELRRSATELPLHPFILILISGTVAGLTVNGIAGFGEELGWRGFLLRETGRLGFWGSSLVIGIIWGLWHIPFIIHGHNYPGHPVAGIFMMVLWTVLFAPLIAYVRIRSNSVVSAAIMHGVLNGTAMAPAAVLRGGDSLETGVMGLAGMLVLCGLNLVLLGFGGARVWHERWMAHGFCGDIAAEEPLVCGRHIPAIKEQANG, encoded by the coding sequence ATGTTCACCCCGGCGATCTCAGCCGTCGTCACGCAGAGGTTCCTGTTTCGCGAAGAGCTCATCAGGCCCTTGGGCATCTCGTTTCGGCCCAACCGGTGGTTTCTCGTCGCGGCGCTGCTGCCCGCTTTTCTTGCGGTGGGATCGACGGCGGTCAGTTACCTCTTCCCAGCCGTTTCGCTGACGTCCGATCCGATGCAATCGAATGCTCTTTTGCTCTTCGGCCCAAGCCTTTCGGAAACGCAGCTGGCGGAGTTGCGCCGCTCCGCCACCGAACTGCCGCTGCATCCGTTCATCCTGATCTTGATCAGCGGCACCGTGGCCGGCCTGACCGTCAACGGCATCGCCGGTTTCGGCGAGGAACTGGGCTGGCGCGGGTTTTTGCTTCGCGAAACGGGCCGGCTGGGTTTTTGGGGTTCGTCGCTGGTCATCGGGATCATCTGGGGTTTGTGGCACATACCGTTCATCATTCACGGGCACAACTATCCCGGGCATCCCGTCGCTGGGATATTTATGATGGTCCTCTGGACGGTGCTCTTCGCTCCGTTGATCGCGTACGTGCGCATTCGCTCCAACTCAGTTGTCTCAGCCGCGATCATGCATGGGGTGCTCAACGGAACCGCCATGGCTCCCGCCGCCGTTCTCCGAGGCGGCGATTCGCTTGAGACTGGAGTGATGGGACTTGCGGGAATGCTGGTCCTGTGCGGTCTGAACCTGGTTCTGCTCGGTTTCGGCGGAGCGCGGGTCTGGCATGAAAGGTGGATGGCCCACGGGTTCTGCGGCGATATTGCGGCGGAAGAGCCGTTAGTGTGTGGCAGGCATATCCCTGCGATCAAGGAGCAAGCCAATGGATGA